TCCAAGTTGCTTGGCCGTTTTCGAGATGTTGCCCTCGCATTCCAAAAGTGCCTGACGCAAAGCCTGTTCTTCCAATTTCTCGATCCAGCTGGCAAGCTTGTTGTCCGATTCATAAATACGCTTTTCACCCAAAGCTCGAACAGCAGGCGGCAGATCTTTTGCAGTAATCTCATCGCCGTTGGCCAACACGACCGCCCGTTCCATGGCATTCTCCAGCTCGCGTACATTGCCCGGCCAGTTATAGGCCATCAGCAGTTCCAAAGCATCCGGTGAAATGCCTTCGATGTGTTTTCCTTCCTGTTCGTTGAATTTCTTTAAAAAGTGTGCCGCCAGTAAAGGTATGTCTTCTTTTCGTTCGCGCAAGGGCGGCAGTTTGATGGGAAACACCGAGATGCGATAATATAAATCTTCGCGAAAGTTGCCTGCCTTCATTTCCTCTTCCAAATCCTTGTTGGTTGCGGAAATGACGCGTACGTTGACCTTGATCAGCTCGTTGCCGCCGACCCGCTCGAACTCGCGCTCCTGCAGAATGCGCAAAATTTTTGACTGCGTTGCCGGGGTCATCAAGCCGATTTCGTCGAGAAAGATGGTGCCGCCGTCCGCCTGTTCGAATTTGCCGATCCTTCTGCCGGATGCGCCGGTAAAACTGCCCTTCTCATGTCCGAAAAGCTCGCTTTCGAGCAGCGACTCCGGCAGTGCCGAACAGTTTACAGCCACAAACGGCTTGTTTGCCCTGGTCTTGGAATGGAAATGAATCGCCCTGGCAATCAGCTCTTTTCCGGTGCCGCTCTCGCCTTGAATCAGCACGGTAACGTTGCTGTTGACCACCTTTTCGACAGCCCGAAAGACATCCTGCATGATGCCGCTCTGACCGATGATGTTGTGAAATCCATACTTGTTCTTCAGCTCGGAACGGAGCTCGCTTACCTCTTTCTGCAGCGAACTATTCAGCAGGGCGTTTTGTACGGTGACCAACAGGCGCTCGCGCGCAAAAGGCTTGGTCAGAAAATCATAAGCGCCGAGCTTCATCGAATTGACCGCCCGCTCGATGGTGCCGTGTGCGGTCATCATGATCACCGGCAATCGAGGTTCCTCTTCTTTGATTCGCTTAAGCGTCTCGATTCCGTCGATGCCCGGCATCTGAATGTCTAAAAGCACCAAATCGGGCAAGTCCTCTTTGATCAACTTGAGGCAGGCTTCTCCGCTCAGCGCGGTGCTTACTTCGTATTTCCGCTCCTTGCGAAGACTCGCCTCGATCATCTTGCAGATGTTCTTATCGTCATCGACGATCAATATAAGCGGACGTTCCCTCTCTTCCACAAAGTGTCTCCTTTTAAAACAAACCGCCTTTCATTTTATGGCATAAAATACTAATAAATAAAACGCTAATTTGCAAGTAATTTTTGTATGCTTATGATACACTCAACCAAGCAGATTCTCAATACGAGACAATAATATCGACAGGTTTTTCCCTTGCAAAGTCATCCGCATCATCAGCCAATTCGACTCCACATGCCTCGATTCTAGCTTAACCCAGTCTTTCTCCGTCGTCACCACATAATCGGCATTGACGATTCTGTGTGTCTTGTTAATTTTTTCGATGTCCTGATCTTGATAATAATAATGATCAGGGAAGATAATCTTTACAGCGATTACTATGCCGATCTCCTCAAGCATGCGGAAAAAATATTTCGGATTTGCCAATCCGCAAACGGCGACAACTCGACAATTTTTCAAATCACCGAGAGTCAGCACCTTTCCCTGCATGTCAACCGCCTCTCTGAAGCAATAGGAGGCGCATGCCCACGGTTTTGCCGACAACATCTGCCGCGGAACCTTTTCCAAGCTGCTGCCGCCGGTGAACAAAACAAAATCCGCACGGCGGATGCTGCGAACAGGCTCCCGCAAAGGCCCGGCCGGCAGGCACCAACCGTTGCCGAGCGGATTGATGCTGCGCATTGTTATCAAATCAAAATCTCGCGCCAGCCGCCGATGCTGAAAGCCGTCATCCAGCAAAATAACATCCGCTGCAAAGCGCCGGACCGCCGATTGAGCGGCGCGGACGCGATCCTCGTCGACAATGAGGGGAACGCCGGGGCAGTTGCGTGCCAAAAGCAGCGGCTCATCTCCTGCTGTTTCGGCGTCCGTCAAAATATGATTTCCATCCGATACAATGACTGTGCCTCGGCTTTTTCTGGCGTAGCCGCGACTAAGGATGACGACCTTTTTGCCCCGTCGCAGGAGCTCATTGGCCAGGAACTGAACCGTCGGGGTCTTTCCGGTGCCCCCAACCGTTATGTTCCCGACAGAGATAACCTTACAGGGAGGTCTGTAAATAGCAAACATCCCCTTATCATAAAAAAAATTGCGAAAGGCTACGACAAGTTGATAGAGCAGGGAAAGCGGAAACAGAAAAAGGGCTTTTCGCCTGGATTCAAACCAAAGCATCCGCTTTCTCCTGGAGGCGGTTCATCGCCTCCTCGAGACGACGACGTTCCCGCTCGAATTCTTCCGGAGTCGAGGTTCGAGGAATAGTGACGGGTTCGCCGTAAAGCAGGAGGAGGCGCGAAAAGGGCTTCCATAGCGTAAATCGATCCCAAGAATCAAAGACTATGGGGCGCGAAGCAGCAAAAGTCAAGGGAAGCACCAAAGCGCCGCTCCTCTGAGCCAGCATTACGGCTCCCGGTTTCATCTCCATCCGCGGGCCTTGCGGGCCGTCAGGTAAAATCGTGCAGTGATCGCCCTGCTTCAAATGGCGCAGCATATCATGAAACGCCTTTCTTCCGCCGCGGGTACTCGAGCCGCGCACGGTGCGATAGCCCAAGCGTATAGTGGTCCTGGCAATGACCTCCCCGTCACCGTGCTCGCTGACCATCGCCACAATTTTTTGTCCGCGGTGCACATAAAGAGGTAAAATCATGCGTCCATGCCAAACGAGATAAAGAATGGGTCTCCCACTCGCCAGAGCCAGATCGAGAGCGCGGCGGTTTTGAATTCGGATTCTACCCAATCGGCACCACAGCAAAACGATCAACCAGGCAATCTTGCCGGCAAGGTACCGCAACAGTTCCCGCTTTTGCCGTTTAGTAAGCATACCGTTTTTCCTGCAGCATCTCTAAAATTAATGATGCAGTACGAACCGATGCGCCGGGTGTGCCGAGAAGCCCCTTAACTCCAGCCAAGGATGATTTTATCTCCTGACGATAAGCCGCATCAAAGAGAAGACGTTCGATTTCCGGCAGGATGCGATCAGGAACGGCATCACCCTGTACAAATTCTTTGACAATTTCTCTTCCGGCTACAATGTTGACCAAGCCGATATGCGGAATTTTAACCACGCGCTTGCCGATCGCAAAGGAAAGCGGTGAGACTTTATAAACCAAGCAAAAAGGCGTTTCGAAGCAGGCGGCTTCCAATGTGCTGGTGCCCGACTTGACGACTGCGGCGTCTGCGTAGGCCATCAACTCGTAGGCGCAACCCGGCACCAAACGGACTGGAAAGCCTTTCACCCGTGCTTCCATTTTCTGCTTGGAAATGGTTTCTGCAACGCTGACCGCGACCTGCAGCTTGGGATACTGACTCTTGAGCTGCTCAGCGGTTTTCAGCAGCATAGGCAATAACCGATCGATTTCCTGCATGCGGCTGCCGGGGAAAACCGCCAGCAGGGGAGCGTTTTCATCGAGGTCATACCAACGAAAAAACTCTTGCCGCGAGAGGGTAATCTGCAGGCCGTCCATTAGAGGGTGGCCGACAAAGCGGGCATCGATGCCGTAGCGTCGGAAAAAATCCACCTCGAAAGGAAAAATCACCGCCATGCGGTCGACAAAAGCAGCCATTTTTTGTGCGCGGCTTTCATGCCATGCCCAGACCTGGGGTGCGATGTAGTAAAAGACCGGTGTGCCCAAGGCTTTGAGCCGTTTGCCCAGCCGAAGATTAAAGCCCGGATAGTCGATCAAAACAGCCAGTTCCGGTTGTTCTTCCCTGGCGTAATGCATGACTTCCGCAAAGGTGCGCCGAATTTTACCTAAATGGCGCACGACTTCGGCAAAGCCCATAAAACAGGTTTCCCTGATGTGACGGATGAGCGTCATACCTGCCGCCTGCATCCGGTCCCCTCCGATGCCCGCGATTTTGAGTGAGGGGTCAGCTGCCAGCAGCGCTTCGATTAACTTTCCGCCGTGCAGATCCCCCGAAGCCTCCCCCGCAATAACGAGCAGTTTCCTCCCGCTCATCCGATCACCCGAGCCGCACCTGCCATTACCTTTTCCCTAATCTCCATGGCGACGGCCAAGGCATCGCGCGCTTCCTTTGCCGTCACGACCGGCGTGCGGCCCGTCCTTACAGCCTCAAAAAAGCTTTGCCATTCCGCTTGCATCGCGTCCTGCTCGGGTACCGGTGGTTTTTCATAGACAATATTTCGCTTGTATTTGCCCTTGTCGATCATGCCCAAATTGATGCCGTCGGAAGCGGCGGGCTCGTCGGAAAGACGAAAGATCTCGGTCAGCTTGAGTAAAAAGTCGATCGAAATGTAGGCATCCTTTTGAAAGATCCGCATCTTGCGCATTTTGCGCTGCGAGATTCGGCTGGCGGTGACGTTGGCCGCACATCCCGAGGCAAACTCGATGCGGGCATTGGCGATATCCGCTTCGTCCGAGACGATGGCCACCCCGCTCGCTCGAATCTCCGTTACCGGACTCTGCACGAGACTGAGGATGATATCGATGTCATGGATCATCAAATCCAATATAACGGCGATATCGGTGCCTCTGGGATCAAAAGGCGACAACCGATGAGATTCTATGAACAACGGATCCCTGAGCCTGCCGTCCAACGCCCGAATAGCCGGATTGAACCGCTCGATATGCCCAACCTGCACCGGAATACCAAGGCTTTCGGATAATTGAACGATTTCATCAGCCTCTGCCAAGGTAGCGGCAATGGGTTTTTCGATGAAAACCGGCCGACCGGCCTGAAGAACCTGTTTAGCCATTGCAAGATGGTGTGTCGTCGGCACAATAACTCCGACACAATCACATTCGCGGATCAATTCCGCTGGTTCTGCAAACGCACGGCATCGGTAGCGCTCGGCAATTTCCTGTGCCCGCAGCGCATCGACATCGTGCACACCGACCAACTCTGCCGATTCCATTTGCGACAGCGCATTACAATGAAAGTTTCCCAACTTGCCGACGCCGATAATGCCTACTTTGATCTTTTCCATGGCTTTTCCTCGTCGATATGATCCTTCATAAATCAATTTAAACATTCTCATTTGATTTTACAAAATGAATAGGAGCACTCCTCGAACAGTTTTTTTTGCGTTTCTTTAATGAAATGTTTATTTTTGTAAAAGCAGGCGTTCATGCCGTCGATGTATCGAAAATAACACATCGCGAAAGGATGCATTATGCCCAACAAGGTGGAAACCTACAAGGATCTCGTTGTCTGGCAAAAAAGCCATCAGCTTGCCCTGACTCTTTCCCAAAGCAAAGCGGCCAAAAAGGAGTACGAATCCCTTTTGGAGGTCATGAGGGGCCTCGCTGCCGATACCGCCGCCAATATCGCCTTGGGCTTCCGCAACCGCGGTAAAAAAGCCAAGCTCCATTTTTATCAGGCCGCATTTAATTCCATTTGCCGGCTGAATTATTATTTGACGCTCGTCAATGATCTGGAGGCTTTGAAAAAGAGCGAAAACCTGGAAGAAGAAGTTAAATCCGTCGAGCACATGCTGATTCGGCTTATACGGTCGAACCTCTCTGCATCCTAAGCCAAGGAGTTCTCATGGATCTCGCCGCCATTCAACAAGAACTGCAGCGCAGCCGAATCGACGGCTGGCTTTTTTACGATTTTCATCATCGCGACCCTATTGCCGCGCGTATTCTCGATATGGATACCACCCGCTTTGCCTCGCGGCGTTGGTTTTACTACATTCCGGCGTATGGGGAGCCGAAAAAGCTCGTTCACCGTATCGAGCCGTGGCGATGCGATCATCTTCCCGGGCAAAAGCGGGTTTATCTCTCATGGCAGGAACTGCATCAGGCGCTGCAGGAGATAGTCGCCGACGCATCCACTGTCGCCATGCAGTATTCGCCGCTTAATGCCGTTCCCGCCGTCTCCATCGTAGACGCCGGTACCGTCGATCTTATCCGCAGCTTCGGTGTGCAGGTGGTCTCCAGCGCGGACCTTGTGGGCCGTTTCGAAGCGCATCTTTCCATGGAAGACCTGCGCACCCATGAAGAAGCAGGAAAACTCCTGCACGAAATCAAAGACCGTACTTTCCATGAAATTGCCGTTCGAGTTCGGAATGGACAGCGGCCGACGGAGCATGAAATCCAAGTTCTCATGCATGAATGGATGAAGGAGAAAGGATTGATTTGGGCAGACGGCCCAATCGTAGCCGTCAACGAGCATGCCGCCGATCCCCATTTCGAGCCTTCACCTTCGGCCGCAACAGTCATTCGGCCGGGAGATCTCTTGCTTCTCGATTTGTGGGCGAAACTGGATCGGCCGCGCAGCATTTATTACGATATCACATGGATGGCTTTTGTCGGAGAAGAAACGCCCCAAAAGTGGGAAGAGATCTTTCAGATAGTCGTTTGTGCACGCAATGCGGCACTACAGCTGATCAAAGATCGATTTGCCGCCGGCGCGCCCATTTACGGCTGGGAAGCCGACGAGGCTTGCCGGCGCGTCATTGTCGAAGCCGGTTATGGTCCGGCGTTTATTCACCGCACGGGACACAATATCGGCGAGCAGGTGCACGGCAACGGCGTCAATCTGGATAATCTTGAAACCAAGGATGAACGGACCATATTGCCGGGGACTTGCTTTTCAATAGAGCCGGGCATTTATCTGCCGGAAAAGAAAATCGGCTTCCGGTCCGAGATTGATGTCTTTGTCACCGATGAAGGCGAGGTTACTGTCTACGGGCCGATGCAGGAC
The nucleotide sequence above comes from candidate division KSB1 bacterium. Encoded proteins:
- a CDS encoding sigma-54 dependent transcriptional regulator — its product is MEERERPLILIVDDDKNICKMIEASLRKERKYEVSTALSGEACLKLIKEDLPDLVLLDIQMPGIDGIETLKRIKEEEPRLPVIMMTAHGTIERAVNSMKLGAYDFLTKPFARERLLVTVQNALLNSSLQKEVSELRSELKNKYGFHNIIGQSGIMQDVFRAVEKVVNSNVTVLIQGESGTGKELIARAIHFHSKTRANKPFVAVNCSALPESLLESELFGHEKGSFTGASGRRIGKFEQADGGTIFLDEIGLMTPATQSKILRILQEREFERVGGNELIKVNVRVISATNKDLEEEMKAGNFREDLYYRISVFPIKLPPLRERKEDIPLLAAHFLKKFNEQEGKHIEGISPDALELLMAYNWPGNVRELENAMERAVVLANGDEITAKDLPPAVRALGEKRIYESDNKLASWIEKLEEQALRQALLECEGNISKTAKQLGIGRATIYRKAKKYGLPMIKNS
- the lpxK gene encoding tetraacyldisaccharide 4'-kinase gives rise to the protein MLWFESRRKALFLFPLSLLYQLVVAFRNFFYDKGMFAIYRPPCKVISVGNITVGGTGKTPTVQFLANELLRRGKKVVILSRGYARKSRGTVIVSDGNHILTDAETAGDEPLLLARNCPGVPLIVDEDRVRAAQSAVRRFAADVILLDDGFQHRRLARDFDLITMRSINPLGNGWCLPAGPLREPVRSIRRADFVLFTGGSSLEKVPRQMLSAKPWACASYCFREAVDMQGKVLTLGDLKNCRVVAVCGLANPKYFFRMLEEIGIVIAVKIIFPDHYYYQDQDIEKINKTHRIVNADYVVTTEKDWVKLESRHVESNWLMMRMTLQGKNLSILLSRIENLLG
- a CDS encoding lysophospholipid acyltransferase family protein → MLTKRQKRELLRYLAGKIAWLIVLLWCRLGRIRIQNRRALDLALASGRPILYLVWHGRMILPLYVHRGQKIVAMVSEHGDGEVIARTTIRLGYRTVRGSSTRGGRKAFHDMLRHLKQGDHCTILPDGPQGPRMEMKPGAVMLAQRSGALVLPLTFAASRPIVFDSWDRFTLWKPFSRLLLLYGEPVTIPRTSTPEEFERERRRLEEAMNRLQEKADALV
- a CDS encoding four helix bundle protein codes for the protein MPNKVETYKDLVVWQKSHQLALTLSQSKAAKKEYESLLEVMRGLAADTAANIALGFRNRGKKAKLHFYQAAFNSICRLNYYLTLVNDLEALKKSENLEEEVKSVEHMLIRLIRSNLSAS
- the lpxB gene encoding lipid-A-disaccharide synthase, whose translation is MSGRKLLVIAGEASGDLHGGKLIEALLAADPSLKIAGIGGDRMQAAGMTLIRHIRETCFMGFAEVVRHLGKIRRTFAEVMHYAREEQPELAVLIDYPGFNLRLGKRLKALGTPVFYYIAPQVWAWHESRAQKMAAFVDRMAVIFPFEVDFFRRYGIDARFVGHPLMDGLQITLSRQEFFRWYDLDENAPLLAVFPGSRMQEIDRLLPMLLKTAEQLKSQYPKLQVAVSVAETISKQKMEARVKGFPVRLVPGCAYELMAYADAAVVKSGTSTLEAACFETPFCLVYKVSPLSFAIGKRVVKIPHIGLVNIVAGREIVKEFVQGDAVPDRILPEIERLLFDAAYRQEIKSSLAGVKGLLGTPGASVRTASLILEMLQEKRYAY
- a CDS encoding Gfo/Idh/MocA family oxidoreductase, with the translated sequence MEKIKVGIIGVGKLGNFHCNALSQMESAELVGVHDVDALRAQEIAERYRCRAFAEPAELIRECDCVGVIVPTTHHLAMAKQVLQAGRPVFIEKPIAATLAEADEIVQLSESLGIPVQVGHIERFNPAIRALDGRLRDPLFIESHRLSPFDPRGTDIAVILDLMIHDIDIILSLVQSPVTEIRASGVAIVSDEADIANARIEFASGCAANVTASRISQRKMRKMRIFQKDAYISIDFLLKLTEIFRLSDEPAASDGINLGMIDKGKYKRNIVYEKPPVPEQDAMQAEWQSFFEAVRTGRTPVVTAKEARDALAVAMEIREKVMAGAARVIG
- a CDS encoding M24 family metallopeptidase — translated: MDLAAIQQELQRSRIDGWLFYDFHHRDPIAARILDMDTTRFASRRWFYYIPAYGEPKKLVHRIEPWRCDHLPGQKRVYLSWQELHQALQEIVADASTVAMQYSPLNAVPAVSIVDAGTVDLIRSFGVQVVSSADLVGRFEAHLSMEDLRTHEEAGKLLHEIKDRTFHEIAVRVRNGQRPTEHEIQVLMHEWMKEKGLIWADGPIVAVNEHAADPHFEPSPSAATVIRPGDLLLLDLWAKLDRPRSIYYDITWMAFVGEETPQKWEEIFQIVVCARNAALQLIKDRFAAGAPIYGWEADEACRRVIVEAGYGPAFIHRTGHNIGEQVHGNGVNLDNLETKDERTILPGTCFSIEPGIYLPEKKIGFRSEIDVFVTDEGEVTVYGPMQDNIIPLLAVF